AAGTATTAGATAATATTAGAAATAAGATTTCCTTATTAAAAAAGTTTTAGTAGATGCTGGATTATACCTTTACAGGAAAATGTATTTCAAGAATTTGCTTTTGGAATACAGGTAATTAAGGGTGTGAAATATTTTGCTTAAATTTCAAATTATGTCCGGAATGATATTTTCTAAAAAATGTTTAATTTCGTTAAATATAAAAGTGATCTATGAAAGTAATTAAAAAAGATACAATCATTAAAGTAGGAGATATTTTAAGAAATCCGGAAAATACAGAGCAGTGGGAAGTGTTGAAAATTGATGGATTTAAATTTCTAGTTAAAAATCCTAAGACAAAAGCTCAGGGAACACTTCTGAAAAATGAATTGCTTGCTAACAATTGGACTGTCCAAATCATGGATGACCGCAATTATTATTAATAACAGTAGTTTTTGAAGGCTTATAAAATATTTAATAAAAAAGAGTCTGGATTACCTGGGCTCTTTTTTCTTTTTACAAGATTACTTTTCTCGACGTTCAATATACTCCTGTCAGTTTCTCCACAATTATAACTTTGAATTGTCTTCTTAATCGAATGTTAGTCACCAACAGGTTATATTGTATGTTATTGGAACCTCGATTTTTTTATTCATTATCAGAAACTTTCGTCATTACATCATAATATTTTCTTAGATCATAATATTTACAATACTTTCCATTAAGTTGGATTTTCTCTTAAAATTTGCATTCACTTAGAATTATTAAGCAAAGCATCTGGAAATGAACAATGATATGTATTTGATGGGAGTCTGAAAGATATTGTAAGTGTGATTCTGCTTTTAAATAGTGAAGTTATGATTCTTAAAAAAAGCAAAATAATTTATACGGATGAGTGAGATTTACTCCTTATTAATTGACCTTTCCGGCAAGGGTCTTCAGATGATCAATATAATAATGATTGAAAGGTTTATGGAGGATTGTCTTAACACCAAGATTTTTTACTTTTTCTAAGTCCTTGTTTCGAGTTGTAACGGTAAGCACAATAATTTCAGGACAATGGCATAAAGTGCCTTTTATTAGATTGAATTCTTCAAGAAATTCGAATCCATCCATGATAGGCATAAACAGATCCATCAGTATAAGTTGAGGGAATGATTGTTTGCCATTTTGTGAACGGAGAAAATCTAGGGCTTGCTCCCCATCTTTTACACTGTGTAACTGTTCGGAGATTTGGTAACGGGAAAAGAATTTTGTTGTAATGAAATTACAAATGTCGTCATCCTCAATTAATAAAATGGATTTAAACTTTTCCACGCAGACATTAAAAATATAGTTCTGGAAATTTTAAACAAGTGTGTGGAGCTTGGGCTTTATGCTCCTGGGAACCGCCATCCCCCGATTCACATAAAAAAACCAAGTCCACACATGTAGTGAACACTAGTTTCCTCCGGTGAATCTTTATAAGGCGGTATTTGGAGCCGGAATAACTAATGAAAAGCATTAAAGTTATGTTCAAATATATGGTTTTTATCGATAAAAAGGAACTAATATATTTCAATCATGATGAATTTTACGGAGCGTTTTTCTTTTGGGTTAGATTATAGGATAATAAAATGTTAGGATATTCCTATTTTAATGTAATATTTTTACACCGAATTGATTTTTGCTTTTAGAAATCGACAAATAAAATTTTATGCCCGATGAAATTAATATTTTAGGGCAGACTGAATCATAACGAATTCGTTTAAGTTGTCCAGATTTATAACACCTGTAAGTACACCATTATTTAACACTGGAAAATATCCTTTAGGATCTTCTTGTACAAAGTGATAGATTTTAGAGATTTGATCATGCTCATCAAAAGTTCTGAAAGTGGTTTTCATAATGTCTTTAACAGGAGCTAGTGGATTGTAGGATCTAAGGCTGCTGAATAATGATTCTCTTTTTATAATGCCTTGAATTTCTGAATTCTCAGTGATGATGAAATTATGGTCCCATCCTTCCAGCAGTTTGTCTGCAGCTTCTTTTATGGTTGTTTGTGGATTAATGGTGATAAAATGTTTCATCATAGCTTCTTTCACAACATGCCCTCTAAGAAATTCCATCTGTTGTACAGACATATTTTCTGCATATGCTCCAAAAAATATGAATGCAGCAATAAACATTAGTAAAGGGCTGTAGAATAAACCAAGGAAAAAGAATCCGACAGCTACAAACTGTCCTAAGCGTGAAGCAATTTTAGTTGCTCGGAACCTACCGATTTTTATGGCAAGCAGAGCTCTTAGTATCCGACCTCCATCCATAGGAAAGGCAGGGATGATATTAAATATTACTAATGTAACATTTATCCAAAACAAGCTTTGAAAAAAAGTATTTGCTGAAATAATATTAGTACGATCTTCTGTCGGAATTACTTTATCTCCTAGGATAAGATAAAGCACAAGAGCTATGATTACATTCACCATTGGTCCTGCAAGGGTAATCCATAATTCTTTTTTAGGATCTTCAGGTATACGTTCAATACTAGCCAGGCCACCGATAGGGAGGAGAGTGATCTTTTTGGTAGCTATGCCGAATTTCTTTGCTGTCAGGGCATGGCCAAATTCATGCAGTAAAACACAAATAAACACTGTTAAGATAAAACTCACAGTCAGCAATATTTCAGGAGTAGTTGCTCCTTGTCTATAAGCGGAGAATCCGATCCATAGAAGCAACAGGAGAAATGTCCAGTGAATTAAAACTTTTGTGCCGGCGAATTTACCAATGTACAAAGACCATCGCATAATATATGAAGGTTAATCTAAAGAGTTAACCTTCATATTTATTGATTTGTTAAATCAGGATTTTTTCTTTTTATAAAAGCCCAGCGCTCTTCTCATATCTTTGCCGTAGTTTACAAGCAATTCTTCACCGGCTTTGATATCTTTGATAGCAGTAATCTCTACACGTCTTCCTGTAGATTCGAATTTTACATTGGCTGTTTTTCCAGAATTAAAAAAGTCGCAGATGTAACGGGCTATTCCTGCAGAAGTCTCTCTGGCATCTATTACAGTAGATTTGTTCAATGTCATTGCATATGAGCCAAACCCGTCATCTCCGTATCTGTCTTGAAACACTTTAGTGGAAATGTGCTCACCTGTATACTCCATCAAGGTAGTACCTTTTTTCAGATCTCTGTCAGTATAAAGGCCATATCCGGCACCTTCTATGCCTGACTTGGCAACGTAAAAGCCGGTAGTGATTTTGGTATGGTGATTACAGTAAGGGTGTGTTTGTGTAGTTTTTTTGCCGCATTCACCTTTATCGGTTTGATAGGTGCAAGTGGCAGTTACTTTAATGGTATGATTTTTCATTCAATGCGGAATACAATTTGTTACAGTAAATTTGATAAAAATATTGCATTATTTTAAAAGGCTGCTTTAAAAATCTATTGATTTTTTTGAAAGTTAAGTCTTTGTGTAATCTTTTCCCGGAGTATTTTCAATTAAAGTGCGTAAAATGTTGTTTACATTTTCTGCGTCTTCCAGAATTATGGAATGACCTCCCGGTATACAGCAAGCGTCTTTGATTTTGCTTATAGGAAATACTCTGTCATTTTCTCCGTGAATCCGCATCAGAGCTGAAGGTATTGTCTTATTTCTCCACTTTATCAGAGAATGGATGGCCCATTGAATAAACTGTATATTGGAATTCTTTAACATATCCAGAAAAATCTTCTTTCCTTGATCTGTCTGCAGTCCCATACTGTGTAAGATAAACTTTTGAACAAGGGTATTGCTATAAGCAGATTCAGGAGTCATTTTGTATAAAGGGATGCTGGAAAAGAACTTTAAGATTAATGGATACTCCTGGTATGTAGGTACTGAGCTGATGAGAATTGTTTTTAGAGGGTTTAATTTTTTAGCAATTTCCACAGCTATAATTCCTCCGAAAGATACGCCTGCAAGAATAAACTCCTCATTGGTATCAATACTTTTGGCTAGTCTTTCCGAATAATCCTCAATGGATTCCTGAGCGTGAGGAGTTATCCATTCAAGAACTTCCATTTCAAATCCAGCATCTCTTTGATTGGAAAAGAGATCTTTATTGGCACCCATTCCGGGAATGAAATAGATTTTAGGTTGCTTCATTTGTTAGGAACTGATCAAGGCTGGTATGGTACAAACTAAACTTCGAAATATTACCATGCTTACCCTTTTCAATTGTTACAAAACAGTCTGTTTTTTTTAGGTATTGCTTGAGTCTAAACGCTTGTTCATAAGGAATAAGTTCATCTTCGGTACCGTGGATGGCTAATATCGGACATTGAATTTTGGTCAGCCATTTGTAAGTTGGAAGTTTGTACCTTAGTATTAGCTTAACAGGAAAAAAGGGCATTTGTAATCTTGCCATTTCCTGCATACTGTAATAAGGGGTTTCCAGTATAAGTTTCTCTGGTCTTTTCTGAATAGCAAGCTTTGCGGCAAAGCCGGATCCTAATGATCTTCCATAGATTATTATTTTTTTTCCTGGCTCTAATCTTGAAGCATATTCATACATGAGAGAAGAGTCTCTGTAAAGATCTTTTTTAGAAAGTTTTCCTGTGCTTTTTCCATAACCCCTATAGTCAAATATGAAGAAGCTGTATCCTCTTGGCAGAAATATTTCAGACACTTCAGCCCATGTTCTCATAGATCCCGCATTTCCATGAAGGTAAAATATGACGCCTTTGCTTGAGGGGTGTTGAAAGTATAGTGCGTTGAGTACTGCGTCTTTAGTGGTAATGAACAGTTCTTTATATGGATGCTTAAACTTAAACTCAAAAGTTCTGGATAATTTTTCAGGTAAGAAGATGAATTTTTCCTGAAAAAACCAGACGGCTATTGTTGCTGCCAGATAAAGAACTGCCAGAAATATCAGTAAGAGAATTAAAAGTTTCATATTCCTATTCCTCCGTTTATATGAAACGTAAATTATACTTACTGGTTCAAATAGTTATACCGATGGTTCCTGTTGGCTCAGACAATGGAAGCTTCCAAGTCCCCAGATGATATCTGTGCTGTCCAATCCTATCACTCTTCTGTCGGGGAATGCCTGTGTCAATATATCAAGCGCTTTCTGATCATTTTTGTCATTGAAAACTGGCACTGCCACAACATCATTAGCAATGTAAAAATTAGCATATGATGCAGGAAGTCGCTGATCTTCGAAGATCACTGGAGCCGGCATTGGGAGTTCAAGAATATTTAATTGCTTACCGTTCATCAATCTCATTTTTTTGAGATCTTTCAGATTCTCCTGCAATAACTCATAATTGTCATCCTTCTTATTTTCCTCCACAACAGTTACAACAGTATCCGAATTGACGAATCGGGTTATATCATCAATGTGCCCATCAGTATCATCCCCAACGATACCATCATTAAGCCATAGAATTTGTTCTATGCCGTAATATCTTACAAGGAAATTTTCAATTTCAGCCTGCGAAAGATGAGGATTTCTGTTTTCGTTAAGTAAACAAGCGGTAGTGGTAAGCACTGTTCCTTGTCCGTTGAACTCTACTGAACCTCCTTCCATTACAATGCCCGGATTAAAAACTGGTAAATTATAATGTTTTCCAATCAAAGTCGGAATTACATCATCCTTGTCAAATGGAGGATATTTACCTCCCCAGGCATTATAGCCCCAGTCAACAATAACCTTTTTAATATCGGCCTTAGGATTTATCAGAAAAGCAGGGCCATGGTCTCTGCACCATGCATCATTTGTAGGTTGTATGAAAAAGCGAATATTGGAAAAATCAGCGCCCACTGCCTGAAGACAAGCCTCCGCCTTTTTCTTCATCGCTTCATCATTTACATTGATGTTTACAACTTCTCCCTTGGCGACCTCTTTAATAAAGGTGCAATAAACCGGATAAATAGATTCTATTTTACCTGGCCATGATGCTTCTTTATGAGGCCAGCTAAGCCATGTGGCCGAGTGTTTTGCCCATTCAGCCGGAAAAAAATATCCCAAATCTTTGGGATATTTTTGAGTTATTTCCTGATATAAATTAGTCAATGAATCTTCTTGTAATCTGCTCATAAGAATCTATTCTTCTATCTCTTAAGAAAGGCCAGTGTGTACGATAGTATTCCGATCCTTCCAGATCAACTTCCTGTACATGTATTTCTTCTTCCTTGTGGGGAGCCTGATATAGAACTCTTCCAAACGGATTAGATACAAAAGAGCCTCCCCAGAACTGCATTGGTCCTTCAACACCTGTTCTGTTTACTGCCACTACATGAAGTCCGTTTGCAACAGCATGACCTCTCTGGATAGTCTGCCATGCATTATATTGTTCTTCATTTACTTCTTTTGTCTGAGTGTCTGCCCAGCCTATTGCAGTTGGGTAAAATAAAATTTCAGCGCCCATTAATGAAGTAATTCTAGCTGCTTCAGGATACCACTGATCCCAGCAGATAAGTACTCCGATCTTTGCAAATTTCGTTTCAAAGATTCTGTATCCGGTATCTCCAGGGGTAAAGTAAAATTTCTCATAGTATCCCGGATCATCTGGAATATGCATCTTGCGGTATTTACCAAGATATGTGCCATCGGCATCAAGAACGGCTGTAGTGTTATGATACAAACCCTGTGCTCTCTTTTCAAATAAAGATGCTATAATTACGACCCTGAGCTCTTTTGCTATTTGTGAAAGAGCATCTGTGGATGGTCCTGGGATTGATTCTGCAAGTTTAAAGTTTTCATGATCTTCCACATCGCAGAAATAAAGAGAGCGAAACAGCTCCTGGAGGCAGATGATCTGAGCACCTTTAGCTGCAGCTTCTTTAATTTTTTCAATGGTTTTGCTGAAGTTTGCCTGCGGATCTTTTTCGCAGGAAAGCTGTACAAGTCCGATTTTTACTTTCTTACTCAAGGCTGAAAATGATTTTGAAGGCGAAATTACAAGAATTTTACGGAAGGTTAACCAGGGTGTGGAAAATTAGGTTCAATTTCTACTATTAGCCTACAGCTCAATAGATTTTAAAAATGGTGTAAGCTGCTTTATTAAAATTTCACTATCATCTTTTGCAATCTGAACAGATATACTGCAGATTGCCTGAAAATCCTGACTTAAAAAGTCTGTAGAAAAGCTTTTCAGCACCTTCATAACCTCATTCATTTTTTCATATTCAAAGGTCATTCTCACCACGACTTGTTCTGTTTTTTCAATCTTCTCAGCATTTTTTAAAGCTTCCTCGGCAGCCGTTTTATATGCCTGAATAAGTCCGCTTTTGCCGAGCTTGGTGCCTCCGAAATAGCGAACGACTATTACGATGGTATTAGTTAATTCGAAAGACTTTATTTGATTAAATATCGGATCTCCAGCCGTATGAGCAGGTTCTCCGGCATCATTAGCTCTGAATTTTTGTTCTGAAAAACCTATCCTGTAAGCATAGCAGATATGTCGTGCATCATAATACGCTTTTTTAAATCTCTCAAGAATATCCTTTATCTCAGTTTCAGAAGATACAGGAAATGCAAATGATAGGAATTTACTACCCTTCTCCTTGTATAGTCCTTCTGATGGAGCTTTTATTGAGTAATAGATATGTTGCATTAAAATAAAGGATACAGAAAATTTAAATGGAATTTCGGAAATATCTCTTTACTTTCCTTTTTTGAGGTATTTTTCAGCTTCTTCAATTATTGAAGTATATTCGGCCAGTTCCAGAGCCCTTTGATAATAGGCCTTTGCTTTATCACTTTCTCCGCGGCTTTCAGCTATTCTGGCAAGTCCTGCAAAGGCAAAGCTCACATAGTCTTTATTGGGAGTGTTTATTTCAGGTGCCATGTTTACGGCTCTCAGGTAGAAAGCTTTAGCATGTTCAGGCCTTTTTTTTCCTTTTTCATTAATGATCCCCAGAAAGACATAAGATGCCATTTCAAAATATTTTTTTCCACTGCTTCTCAGGGTTAAAGAAAGTTTTTCTGTTTCAGAATATTCACCTGTTCCAATTTGTGATTCAATATGTTTTGATAAAAAGTATAGGTTATTGGGATACTTATTGAACAGCAGAGTTGTATACTTAACAGCTTTTTCGGGAGTATTCTGGTAGCGCAAAAATATATTTGCCAAATAATGGTTGGCCTCAACTTTTGAAAACAAAGAATTTGCTGCAGCTATCTCAAGTTCTTTTATTCCTTTCTCTTTACCTCCTGCGGAGAAAAATACCATAAAAGGTCTAAAGACAGGGTGAGTTTCAGGGAATTGTTCCACATAAAAATCATATAAGCCTGTCGTAAAGTAAAACTCATTGAAAACGTCTTTCAGGCTAAATCCGGTTTTTACATACTCATATGTTTTTTTGGCATTGTTCACTGCCTTCATTGTTTCTTTCATTTGCGAATGATAATGAGCTAGTGAACTGTAAATAGCCAGAGAAAAAAATACCCCTTCCGGATCTTTATTATTTTTAGTAATGCGGGCCTGTGCTTGTTGTAAAGCCGCATCAAGGTATTTAAGATACTCCCCTGAATTTTCCTTAAAAGTATTGAAGTAATACATTTTCCAATAAAGGTTCATTGCTTTCAGGAAATTGTATGCAGGATGTGTAGGATAGGCAGCTTTTACCTCTGATATAACTTCGTCGGCTTCATCAAATTCAAAATTATAGGTTAAATCCAGTGCCTTTAAAATGGTTGTCTTAATCTTTTCATCCTTAAGCATCGATTGGCCTGCTGCTTTAAGACTTAAAGTCACCATTAAAATTATGCCGGTAATATGGACTAAAATAACTCTCATTCGTCAAAACTTATTCTGAACCTTTCCTTGCAAACCGCACGGAATATATGCTTTTTTTTTCTATTGACCTTTCTTGAATTGCAGAAATGACTTCAGGGCCCAATTTTTTATTACGGAAAAATAATACCCCTTAGTGTAAAAATATCCTCTTTAATCCCTGTATATTAAAAAATGTTAACTGTAATAAATATTTAAAACCTAAACAGCTGGTTCTTAAAGAAAAAGAAGGGGGATGATTAATTATATCAGGAATGAAAGTTTACTACCTCTCTCAAAAAGGTATATATGGAAAGTTTACATTTCTAAATTTGCTGTGTAAAAAAGATTAATCAATTTTTCATATTTCCCTATTAATAGCGGTTATTTGCGGAAAAATTGTTTTTATTTAAGAATTAGTTGGATAAGTGGATTTAATGGATATTCCCAGATTAATTGATTTTCAAAAGATAGGCAATCCGGAAATTGGATATATCTCTGTAGCAGAACCTAAAGGAGAGTTACCATTTCCAGTAAAAAGGGTATATTGGGTTTATGGAACACCTGAAAATTCTGAAAGGGGAAATCATGCTTCCAAAACGGGAAAGCAGGTATTGGTGATTGTAAACGGTGAAGCCGAAGTGATTCTGGAAAATCCTGAGGGGAAAATTACCACTTTTAAACTGAATGATCCGAATACCGGATTGTATGTGCCGCCTCTTCACTGGAAACAAATAAGGCTCTCAGAAAAGGCAATTATTTTAAGTCTTGCATCTTCAGAATTTGATGAAACAGATTATCTAAGAGATTATAAATTGTTTAAGTCCTTTGTTGCAGTTCAAAGACGATAGTACTTTTTCTGTCCAAAATTCCTTTAAGGGATTTCTTTTTAACACTGTTGAACAAATTCATTTTCAATCTGCAGGAAATCCCTTTTATTCTTTCATTCTTTTTGACGAAAAAACTTCTGTAGCCAGATTAAGGATGACCTTATTAATCAGGAATTCAGAAGCATATAGTCCATTAAGATCTCCCTTCGGTAGCCTTGAATTTGATGATAATACTAATATTCAGGATATCAATTATTTTTTAAAAGAGCTTGAAAACTGGCTTGTCTCCGAGAATTTACAAAAGGTGTTTATAGTTTCTTATCCCTATTGCTATAATACCAGGCATAGTGAATTACTGACCCATTGTCTTCTTAAAAATGGCTATTCCATTTCTGAATATGATATGAACTTTCATCTTCAGATTTCTTCAAATGATTTTGATAAGGATTTAGATCCTGCCGCTCGCAGAAGATATGCTAAATTTAAAGACACCTTTCAATTTTCGATAGAGGAGTCTCCTGATATAGAAGCTATTTTCAGTTTGATAAAAGAAAACCGCGAGATAAAAGGCTATCCCGTTTCTATCACTTCTGATGTTTTAAAAAAACTTTATAATTCATTCAGGGAAAACTTTAAAGTCTTTTTATTGAAGGATGGAGAAACACTGATCGGCTCGGCTTTTGGTGTAAGGGTTTCGGAAAGGGTTTTATATTACTACCTGGCCACAGATTCTTATAGTTATAAAAAATACAGTCCTTCTACTATCTTGATTGGACATATTTATAACTACTGCAGACAAGCTGGTATATCAATATTTGATTTAGGAATTGCAACAAGCAAGAGTGTTCCAAACTTTGGCCTTATAAAATTTAAGCAAAATATGGGAGGTAAGGTTTCATTAAAACTTTCCTTTGAAAAAAATCTTTTGTGTTAATTTTGTGCAAGCAGAGAGACGGTTTCTATAAAAAGATGTAATTTCAAATCCAGGAATGAAATTTATTAAGTCATCTTTGTGGACCGGTGTTTCCGTAGGGGCGA
The Sporocytophaga myxococcoides DSM 11118 genome window above contains:
- a CDS encoding sugar 3,4-ketoisomerase — protein: MDIPRLIDFQKIGNPEIGYISVAEPKGELPFPVKRVYWVYGTPENSERGNHASKTGKQVLVIVNGEAEVILENPEGKITTFKLNDPNTGLYVPPLHWKQIRLSEKAIILSLASSEFDETDYLRDYKLFKSFVAVQRR
- a CDS encoding alpha/beta hydrolase, which encodes MKLLILLLIFLAVLYLAATIAVWFFQEKFIFLPEKLSRTFEFKFKHPYKELFITTKDAVLNALYFQHPSSKGVIFYLHGNAGSMRTWAEVSEIFLPRGYSFFIFDYRGYGKSTGKLSKKDLYRDSSLMYEYASRLEPGKKIIIYGRSLGSGFAAKLAIQKRPEKLILETPYYSMQEMARLQMPFFPVKLILRYKLPTYKWLTKIQCPILAIHGTEDELIPYEQAFRLKQYLKKTDCFVTIEKGKHGNISKFSLYHTSLDQFLTNEAT
- a CDS encoding response regulator translates to MEKFKSILLIEDDDICNFITTKFFSRYQISEQLHSVKDGEQALDFLRSQNGKQSFPQLILMDLFMPIMDGFEFLEEFNLIKGTLCHCPEIIVLTVTTRNKDLEKVKNLGVKTILHKPFNHYYIDHLKTLAGKVN
- a CDS encoding SET domain-containing protein — protein: MKNHTIKVTATCTYQTDKGECGKKTTQTHPYCNHHTKITTGFYVAKSGIEGAGYGLYTDRDLKKGTTLMEYTGEHISTKVFQDRYGDDGFGSYAMTLNKSTVIDARETSAGIARYICDFFNSGKTANVKFESTGRRVEITAIKDIKAGEELLVNYGKDMRRALGFYKKKKS
- a CDS encoding agmatine deiminase family protein; the encoded protein is MSRLQEDSLTNLYQEITQKYPKDLGYFFPAEWAKHSATWLSWPHKEASWPGKIESIYPVYCTFIKEVAKGEVVNINVNDEAMKKKAEACLQAVGADFSNIRFFIQPTNDAWCRDHGPAFLINPKADIKKVIVDWGYNAWGGKYPPFDKDDVIPTLIGKHYNLPVFNPGIVMEGGSVEFNGQGTVLTTTACLLNENRNPHLSQAEIENFLVRYYGIEQILWLNDGIVGDDTDGHIDDITRFVNSDTVVTVVEENKKDDNYELLQENLKDLKKMRLMNGKQLNILELPMPAPVIFEDQRLPASYANFYIANDVVAVPVFNDKNDQKALDILTQAFPDRRVIGLDSTDIIWGLGSFHCLSQQEPSV
- a CDS encoding alpha/beta fold hydrolase, whose amino-acid sequence is MKQPKIYFIPGMGANKDLFSNQRDAGFEMEVLEWITPHAQESIEDYSERLAKSIDTNEEFILAGVSFGGIIAVEIAKKLNPLKTILISSVPTYQEYPLILKFFSSIPLYKMTPESAYSNTLVQKFILHSMGLQTDQGKKIFLDMLKNSNIQFIQWAIHSLIKWRNKTIPSALMRIHGENDRVFPISKIKDACCIPGGHSIILEDAENVNNILRTLIENTPGKDYTKT
- a CDS encoding carbon-nitrogen hydrolase; this encodes MSKKVKIGLVQLSCEKDPQANFSKTIEKIKEAAAKGAQIICLQELFRSLYFCDVEDHENFKLAESIPGPSTDALSQIAKELRVVIIASLFEKRAQGLYHNTTAVLDADGTYLGKYRKMHIPDDPGYYEKFYFTPGDTGYRIFETKFAKIGVLICWDQWYPEAARITSLMGAEILFYPTAIGWADTQTKEVNEEQYNAWQTIQRGHAVANGLHVVAVNRTGVEGPMQFWGGSFVSNPFGRVLYQAPHKEEEIHVQEVDLEGSEYYRTHWPFLRDRRIDSYEQITRRFID
- a CDS encoding GNAT family N-acetyltransferase; amino-acid sequence: MLQFKDDSTFSVQNSFKGFLFNTVEQIHFQSAGNPFYSFILFDEKTSVARLRMTLLIRNSEAYSPLRSPFGSLEFDDNTNIQDINYFLKELENWLVSENLQKVFIVSYPYCYNTRHSELLTHCLLKNGYSISEYDMNFHLQISSNDFDKDLDPAARRRYAKFKDTFQFSIEESPDIEAIFSLIKENREIKGYPVSITSDVLKKLYNSFRENFKVFLLKDGETLIGSAFGVRVSERVLYYYLATDSYSYKKYSPSTILIGHIYNYCRQAGISIFDLGIATSKSVPNFGLIKFKQNMGGKVSLKLSFEKNLLC
- a CDS encoding tetratricopeptide repeat protein — its product is MRVILVHITGIILMVTLSLKAAGQSMLKDEKIKTTILKALDLTYNFEFDEADEVISEVKAAYPTHPAYNFLKAMNLYWKMYYFNTFKENSGEYLKYLDAALQQAQARITKNNKDPEGVFFSLAIYSSLAHYHSQMKETMKAVNNAKKTYEYVKTGFSLKDVFNEFYFTTGLYDFYVEQFPETHPVFRPFMVFFSAGGKEKGIKELEIAAANSLFSKVEANHYLANIFLRYQNTPEKAVKYTTLLFNKYPNNLYFLSKHIESQIGTGEYSETEKLSLTLRSSGKKYFEMASYVFLGIINEKGKKRPEHAKAFYLRAVNMAPEINTPNKDYVSFAFAGLARIAESRGESDKAKAYYQRALELAEYTSIIEEAEKYLKKGK
- a CDS encoding IMPACT family protein, which encodes MQHIYYSIKAPSEGLYKEKGSKFLSFAFPVSSETEIKDILERFKKAYYDARHICYAYRIGFSEQKFRANDAGEPAHTAGDPIFNQIKSFELTNTIVIVVRYFGGTKLGKSGLIQAYKTAAEEALKNAEKIEKTEQVVVRMTFEYEKMNEVMKVLKSFSTDFLSQDFQAICSISVQIAKDDSEILIKQLTPFLKSIEL
- a CDS encoding site-2 protease family protein; the protein is MRWSLYIGKFAGTKVLIHWTFLLLLLWIGFSAYRQGATTPEILLTVSFILTVFICVLLHEFGHALTAKKFGIATKKITLLPIGGLASIERIPEDPKKELWITLAGPMVNVIIALVLYLILGDKVIPTEDRTNIISANTFFQSLFWINVTLVIFNIIPAFPMDGGRILRALLAIKIGRFRATKIASRLGQFVAVGFFFLGLFYSPLLMFIAAFIFFGAYAENMSVQQMEFLRGHVVKEAMMKHFITINPQTTIKEAADKLLEGWDHNFIITENSEIQGIIKRESLFSSLRSYNPLAPVKDIMKTTFRTFDEHDQISKIYHFVQEDPKGYFPVLNNGVLTGVINLDNLNEFVMIQSALKY